In Populus alba chromosome 1, ASM523922v2, whole genome shotgun sequence, a single window of DNA contains:
- the LOC118055485 gene encoding LOB domain-containing protein 39, whose translation MSCNGCRVLRKGCSEDCILRQGIGWINNPQAQANATVFVAKFFGRAGLMSFMSSVPQSQRPSLFQSLLFEAVGRAVNPVSGAVGLLWTGNWHVCQKAVMAVLRRGTVEPLPELEDGVLGPEFDSVSESGGFRPPIDHVGSGSQKLKRKRNDDGAKYGQTTDLDLCLMYRGSESPSEESETTTLKRSLGDNCRFHEGGEPKLLRLFV comes from the exons ATGAGCTGCAATGGCTGTCGAGTTCTTCGAAAGGGATGCAGCGAGGATTGTATTCTTAGACAAGGCATAGGTTGGATAAATAATCCCCAAGCTCAAGCTAATGCCACCGTCTTTGTTGCCAAGTTCTTTGGCCGTGCCGGCCTCATGTCCTTCATGTCCTCCGTGCCCCAAAGCCAACGTCCGT CATTGTTTCAATCGCTTTTGTTTGAGGCCGTGGGGAGAGCGGTGAACCCAGTAAGTGGAGCAGTGGGGCTTCTCTGGACAGGAAACTGGCATGTATGCCAGAAGGCGGTGATGGCAGTGCTTCGCCGCGGCACAGTAGAACCACTGCCAGAATTGGAGGACGGAGTCTTGGGACCAGAATTCGATAGTGTTTCAGAAAGTGGTGGTTTTAGGCCGCCGATAGATCATGTCGGTTCAGGATCACAAAAATTGAAGAGAAAGAGGAATGATGATGGAGCCAAATACGGACAGACGACTGATCTTGATCTTTGCTTGATGTACCGGGGATCAGAGTCCCCATCAGAAGAGTCTGAAACCACGACATTGAAGCGTAGTTTAGGGGATAATTGCAGATTCCACGAGGGAGGTGAACCAAAGCTTTTGAGACTGTTTGTTTAA
- the LOC118055486 gene encoding phototropic-responsive NPH3 family protein NPY2 has protein sequence MKFMKLGSKSDSFQTDGNSIRYVATELATDITVNVGDIKFYLHKFPLLSKSAQLQKLVTTANGENGDEVDISDIPGGPSAFEICAKFCYGMTVTINAYNVVAARCAAEYLGMHETIEKGNLIYKIEVFLSSSIFRSWKDSIIVLQTTRSLLPLSEELKVISHCIDAIAAKACVDVSKVDWSYSYNRKNLPEANGTESNLNGLRNRSVPKDWWVEDLCELEIGLYKRVVITIRTKAILSDEVIGEALKAYAYRRLPGFSKGMIQSGQAAKYRSTVDTIVWLLPAERGSVSCSFLLKLLKAAIYADFGDTTKGQLIKKIGQQLEEASVNELLIRAGEGETMMYDVDSVKKMVEEFLMRDQIAEIESEEGHEVQETRKPGILSDASKLMVAKLIDGYLAEIAKDPNLPLLKFIELAEMVSGISRPAHDALYRAIDMYLKEHPGISKSERKRICKLMDCKKLSVDACMHAMQNDRLPLRVVVQVLFFEQVRVAASSGSSTPDLPKSIRDLNNGSQRSSRSTTTNTEEEWDAVATAEELKALKEEVASLRLANGRNGVDKAASNKLKGMLKSKKIFSKLWSSKGEKGEKSGSDSSESAGSANMEEAKSTPSRNRRHSVS, from the exons ATGAAGTTCATGAAACTTGGATCAAAGTCAGATTCGTTTCAAACAGATGGGAATAGTATTAG GTACGTGGCTACCGAGTTGGCAACTGATATCACTGTTAACGTTGGGGATATAAAGTTTTATCTGCACAAG TTTCCTCTTCTGTCCAAAAGCGCTCAGTTGCAGAAGTTGGTCACAACTGCCAATGGAGAAAACGGTGATGAAGTTGACATTTCTGATATTCCGGGTGGGCCTTCTGCCTTCGAGATATGTGCAAAATTTTGTTATGGCATGACCGTAACCATCAATGCTTATAATGTTGTTGCTGCCCGATGTGCGGCTGAGTACCTGGGAATGCATGAGACTATCGAAAAAGGGAACCTCATTTACAAAATTGAAGTCTTCCTTAGTTCTAGCATATTCCGCAGCTGGAAGGATTCGATCATTGTTCTTCAGACCACAAGGTCACTTTTGCCATTATCCGAGGAACTGAAGGTGATCAGCCATTGCATTGATGCCATAGCTGCAAAGGCCTGTGTTGATGTTTCAAAAGTTGACTGGTCCTATTCATACAATCGAAAAAATCTCCCTGAGGCGAATGGGACTGAATCAAACTTGAATGGTCTGAGAAACCGGTCAGTGCCAAAGGACTGGTGGGTTGAGGATTTGTGTGAGCTTGAAATTGGATTATATAAGCGTGTTGTTATTACGATTAGGACCAAAGCCATACTTTCTGATGAGGTGATTGGAGAAGCTTTGAAAGCTTATGCTTACAGAAGGTTGCCAGGTTTCAGCAAGGGTATGATCCAGAGTGGACAGGCAGCAAAATATCGATCGACAGTTGATACCATTGTGTGGCTGTTGCCTGCTGAGCGAGGCAGCGTCTCCTGTAGTTTCTTGCTGAAGCTATTAAAAGCAGCCATATATGCTGACTTTGGTGACACAACAAAAGGACAGCTGATAAAGAAAATAGGTCAGCAACTAGAGGAGGCTTCTGTAAATGAACTTTTGATTCGCGCAGGGGAAGGAGAGACTATGATGTATGATGTTGATTCAGTAAAGAAAATGGTCGAAGAGTTTCTGATGCGAGATCAGATTGCTGAGATTGAGTCGGAAGAAGGCCATGAGGTTCAGGAGACGAGAAAACCTGGGATTTTATCTGATGCTTCCAAGCTCATGGTGGCAAAACTGATAGATGGATATCTAGCTGAGATAGCAAAGGATCCAAATCTGCCCCTGTTGAAGTTTATTGAACTTGCTGAGATGGTATCTGGTATCTCCAGACCTGCTCATGATGCACTTTACAGGGCAATTGACATGTATCTCAAG GAACACCCAGGGATCAGCAAGAGTGAGAGGAAGAGGATATGCAAATTGATGGACTGCAAGAAGCTATCAGttgatgcatgcatgcatgcgaTGCAGAATGACAGACTACCACTGCGTGTAGTCGTGCAGGTACTCTTCTTCGAGCAGGTCAGGGTGGCTGCGTCATCAGGCAGTAGCACTCCCGACCTTCCCAAAAGCATCAGGGATCTTAACAATGGGTCTCAAAGGAGCTCAAGGTCAACCACTACTAACACCGAAGAAGAGTGGGATGCTGTGGCCACTGCTGAGGAGCTCAAGGCTCTAAAGGAGGAGGTAGCTTCCTTGAGATTGGCTAATGGTAGAAATGGTGTAGATAAGGCTGCCAGTAACAAATTGAAAGGGATGCTTAAGTCGAAGAAGATCTTTAGTAAGCTCTGGTCAAGCAAAGGAGAAAAGGGTGAGAAGAGTGGCTCCGATTCATCAGAGAGTGCTGGTTCTGCTAACATGGAAGAAGCTAAATCCACACCTTCCAGAAATAGGAGGCACTCAGTCTCTTAG